One window from the genome of Aeromonas sp. FDAARGOS 1405 encodes:
- the bacA gene encoding undecaprenyl-diphosphate phosphatase: MTDTYSLLVAFILGVVEGLTEFLPVSSTGHMIIVGHLLGFEGPKAATFEVVIQLGSILAVVAVFWRRLFGLIGIHFGQKPSRDHATLSLIHVILGMLPAIVVGLAIHSWIKANLFGPQTVMYALVAGGILLIIAEKFRPAVTAETLDDISYKQAFGIGLFQCLALWPGFSRSGATISGGMLMGISRHAAAEFSFIMAVPMMVAASGLDLYKSRDFLSMADFPMFAVGFITAFVVAMFAIKTFLTLIRRIDFIPFAIYRFIVAFAVYLVFVA, from the coding sequence ATGACTGACACTTATAGCCTGCTGGTCGCCTTTATTCTGGGCGTCGTCGAGGGGCTGACCGAGTTCCTCCCCGTCTCCTCCACCGGCCACATGATTATCGTCGGCCATCTGCTGGGCTTTGAAGGGCCCAAGGCTGCCACTTTCGAAGTGGTGATCCAGCTTGGCTCCATCCTCGCCGTGGTCGCCGTCTTCTGGCGCCGCCTGTTTGGCCTGATTGGCATCCACTTCGGCCAGAAGCCGTCCCGGGATCACGCCACCCTGTCGCTGATCCACGTCATCCTCGGCATGCTGCCCGCCATCGTGGTCGGTCTGGCCATCCACAGCTGGATCAAGGCCAACCTGTTTGGTCCACAGACCGTGATGTACGCGCTGGTCGCGGGGGGCATCCTGCTCATCATCGCCGAGAAGTTCCGCCCCGCCGTTACAGCCGAAACTCTGGATGACATCAGCTACAAGCAGGCGTTCGGCATCGGTCTGTTCCAGTGTCTGGCCCTGTGGCCCGGCTTCTCCCGCTCCGGCGCCACCATCAGTGGTGGCATGCTGATGGGGATCAGCCGTCACGCCGCCGCCGAGTTCTCCTTCATCATGGCGGTGCCCATGATGGTGGCGGCCAGCGGGCTTGATCTCTACAAGAGCCGCGATTTTCTCTCGATGGCCGACTTCCCGATGTTTGCCGTGGGCTTTATCACCGCTTTCGTGGTAGCGATGTTTGCGATCAAGACCTTCCTGACATTGATCCGCCGCATCGACTTTATCCCGTTCGCTATCTACCGCTTTATCGTGGCATTCGCCGTCTATCTGGTGTTTGTCGCCTGA
- a CDS encoding ChrR family anti-sigma-E factor — MIKAHPTDPMLRAFAADELPLPLAVGLSAHCELCPDCAARLKTFEEELAQQYLASPVEPKLDSRDEVGLDAGFDAMLADILAQPLAEPLSEPTHGQPRAQPGELEVAGHAYRLPRVLARYRSPKWRHIGAIRQQSLPLDEMGARASLLHIEAGGRIPEHTHQGYELTLLLAGNIQDGDTLYKVGDFIWRDASHSHSPHTPDGCLCYTVQDAPVQFTKGLSRLLNGISQHLY; from the coding sequence ATGATTAAAGCCCATCCGACCGACCCTATGCTGCGTGCCTTCGCCGCCGACGAGCTGCCTCTGCCGCTGGCGGTGGGGCTCTCCGCCCACTGTGAACTCTGCCCCGATTGTGCTGCCCGACTAAAGACATTCGAAGAGGAGCTGGCGCAGCAATATCTTGCCTCGCCAGTAGAGCCCAAGCTGGACTCCCGCGATGAAGTGGGACTGGACGCCGGATTCGACGCCATGCTGGCGGATATTCTGGCCCAGCCGCTGGCAGAGCCCCTCTCCGAGCCAACACATGGCCAGCCCCGAGCCCAGCCCGGAGAGCTGGAGGTAGCCGGTCACGCCTACCGTTTGCCACGGGTGCTGGCCCGCTATCGTTCGCCCAAGTGGCGCCATATCGGGGCCATTCGTCAGCAGAGTCTGCCGCTGGACGAGATGGGTGCCCGCGCCAGCCTGCTCCATATCGAAGCGGGCGGTCGCATCCCCGAGCACACCCATCAGGGCTATGAGCTGACCCTGCTGCTGGCTGGCAATATTCAGGATGGCGATACCCTTTACAAGGTGGGAGATTTCATCTGGCGCGATGCCAGCCACTCCCATAGCCCGCATACGCCAGATGGCTGCCTCTGCTACACGGTGCAGGATGCGCCGGTGCAGTTCACCAAGGGGCTGTCGCGGCTGCTGAATGGCATCAGCCAGCACCTCTACTGA
- a CDS encoding sigma-70 family RNA polymerase sigma factor, with protein sequence MDNPDGDLKSLLIRVAEQADKAAFARLFQHFAPRIRSYGLRHLGSEANAMELVQETMLLVWQKARLYHPEKGAPTTWIYTVMRNQCFDMLRRRRASKEDLCAEELWPVLEFQAEEEHLSGGEDAVLTRQMAHYLGTLPEPQQQVVRGIYLQEFSQQELAERLGVPLGTIKSRLRLALQKLKEQVEQGHD encoded by the coding sequence ATGGATAACCCGGATGGCGACCTCAAATCTCTGCTGATCAGGGTGGCAGAGCAGGCCGACAAGGCTGCTTTTGCCCGCCTGTTCCAACACTTTGCGCCGCGTATTCGCAGCTACGGCCTGCGCCACCTCGGCAGCGAAGCCAACGCCATGGAGCTGGTGCAGGAGACCATGCTGCTGGTGTGGCAGAAGGCGCGTCTCTACCACCCCGAGAAGGGGGCGCCGACCACCTGGATCTATACCGTGATGCGCAACCAGTGCTTCGACATGCTGCGCCGTCGTCGCGCCAGCAAGGAGGATCTCTGTGCCGAGGAGCTGTGGCCGGTGCTGGAGTTTCAGGCCGAAGAGGAGCACCTGAGCGGGGGGGAAGATGCGGTGCTGACCCGTCAGATGGCCCATTATTTGGGCACCCTGCCGGAGCCGCAACAGCAGGTGGTGCGTGGCATCTATCTGCAGGAGTTCTCCCAGCAGGAGTTGGCGGAGCGACTCGGCGTGCCACTCGGCACCATCAAGTCCCGCCTCCGGCTGGCGTTACAGAAACTGAAAGAGCAAGTGGAGCAAGGCCATGATTAA
- a CDS encoding LON peptidase substrate-binding domain-containing protein: protein MRLALFPLSAHLLPGGVMPLRIFEPRYQRMIAEAGEPGFALCMVDPRQPDALRNMLPIATRVTIIDFDRLPDGMLGITVQGVERVQIEDLWQEQDGLRIGEVTPLTAWPPRRLHPDQLPLVDALREVFADYPDYAALYPAPCWDDGNWVAQRWLEVLPIPPEQKQLLLAAADNQPAIALLKGVLVASH from the coding sequence ATGCGACTGGCGCTGTTTCCCCTATCTGCCCACCTGCTGCCAGGCGGTGTCATGCCGCTGCGGATCTTCGAACCGAGATACCAGCGGATGATCGCCGAGGCGGGGGAGCCCGGCTTTGCCCTCTGCATGGTGGACCCTCGCCAGCCCGACGCCCTGCGCAACATGCTGCCCATCGCCACCCGGGTTACCATCATCGATTTCGACCGGCTGCCGGACGGCATGCTGGGGATCACGGTGCAGGGGGTGGAGCGGGTGCAGATAGAGGATCTGTGGCAGGAGCAGGATGGCCTGCGTATCGGCGAGGTGACGCCGCTGACGGCCTGGCCGCCCCGCCGGCTCCATCCCGATCAACTGCCACTGGTTGATGCGCTGCGGGAGGTGTTTGCCGACTATCCCGACTATGCCGCCCTCTATCCCGCCCCCTGCTGGGACGATGGCAACTGGGTGGCCCAGCGCTGGCTGGAGGTGCTGCCGATCCCCCCTGAACAGAAACAACTGCTGCTGGCCGCCGCCGACAATCAGCCCGCCATCGCTCTGCTCAAGGGGGTACTGGTGGCCAGCCACTGA
- the argS gene encoding arginine--tRNA ligase: MKEHIHHLLEQTVANLKSAGVLPADLEARVQVDRCKEKAHGDLATNLAMLLAKPARKNPRELAAAIIEHLPASDLIAKVEIAGPGFINFFFDQRWLAGQVEAMVTSANANVRLPAPQTVVVDYSAPNVAKEMAVHHIRSTVLGDVAARALEFLGHKVIRANHIGDWGTQFGMLIAYLEKMSNEHASDMALKDLEAFYTQAKRCYDEDEAFAERARNYVVKLQGGDEYCRTMWKKLVDMTMEQNQINYDRLNVSLTNKDIMGESMYNDMLPEIVADLKAKGLAVESEGATVVFLDEFKNKDGEAMGVIIQKSDGGFLYTTTDIACAKYRYETLGADRVMYFIDSRQHQHLMQAWTITRKAGYVPESVPLEHHAFGMMLGKDGRPYKTRSGGTVKLVDLLNEAEERAAALLESRNSDLSAEEKANVVNAIAMGAVKYADLSKNRTTDYIFDWDLMLSFEGNTAPYLQYAYTRIQSIFRKANIDAETLTGNVTLNEEAEEVLAQKLIQFSDAVNGVADKGMPHLLCTYLYELSGNFMTFYEACPINKDGVDEATRQSRLLLCAATAKVLKLGLGVLGIHTLERM; this comes from the coding sequence ATGAAAGAGCATATTCATCATCTACTTGAACAAACGGTAGCCAATCTCAAGTCAGCAGGCGTCCTGCCGGCGGACCTGGAAGCCCGCGTGCAAGTAGACCGATGCAAGGAAAAAGCTCACGGCGACCTGGCTACCAACCTGGCCATGCTGCTGGCCAAACCGGCCCGCAAGAATCCCCGTGAGCTGGCAGCGGCCATCATCGAGCACCTGCCTGCCTCCGACCTGATCGCCAAGGTCGAGATCGCCGGTCCCGGCTTCATCAACTTCTTCTTCGACCAGCGCTGGCTGGCCGGTCAGGTCGAGGCCATGGTGACCTCTGCCAACGCCAACGTACGGTTGCCCGCGCCACAAACCGTGGTGGTGGACTACTCCGCCCCCAACGTGGCCAAAGAGATGGCGGTGCACCACATCCGCTCCACCGTACTCGGTGACGTAGCTGCACGCGCGCTGGAATTCCTCGGCCACAAAGTGATCCGTGCCAACCACATCGGCGACTGGGGCACCCAGTTCGGCATGCTGATCGCCTATCTGGAGAAGATGTCCAACGAACACGCCAGCGACATGGCGCTCAAGGATCTGGAAGCCTTCTACACCCAGGCCAAGCGTTGCTACGACGAAGACGAAGCCTTCGCCGAGCGCGCCCGTAACTACGTGGTCAAGCTGCAGGGCGGCGATGAGTACTGCCGTACCATGTGGAAGAAGCTGGTCGACATGACCATGGAACAGAACCAGATCAACTACGACCGCCTGAATGTCTCCCTGACCAACAAGGACATCATGGGCGAGTCCATGTACAACGACATGCTGCCGGAGATCGTTGCCGACCTGAAAGCCAAGGGGCTGGCGGTCGAGAGCGAAGGCGCCACCGTTGTCTTCCTGGACGAGTTCAAGAACAAGGATGGTGAGGCCATGGGCGTCATCATCCAGAAGAGCGATGGCGGTTTCCTCTACACCACCACCGACATCGCCTGTGCCAAATACCGTTATGAAACCCTGGGCGCCGACCGTGTCATGTACTTCATTGACTCCCGTCAGCACCAGCACCTGATGCAGGCCTGGACCATCACCCGCAAGGCGGGCTATGTGCCGGAATCCGTACCGCTTGAGCACCACGCCTTCGGCATGATGCTGGGCAAGGATGGTCGTCCCTACAAGACCCGCTCCGGTGGTACCGTCAAGCTGGTTGACCTGCTGAACGAAGCGGAAGAGCGCGCCGCAGCCTTGCTGGAGAGCCGCAACAGCGACCTCTCTGCCGAAGAGAAGGCCAATGTGGTCAATGCCATCGCCATGGGCGCGGTCAAGTATGCGGATCTCTCCAAGAACCGTACTACCGACTACATCTTCGACTGGGATCTGATGCTGTCGTTTGAAGGCAACACTGCCCCTTACCTGCAGTACGCCTACACCCGTATCCAGTCCATCTTCCGCAAGGCCAACATCGATGCCGAGACGCTGACCGGCAACGTGACCCTGAACGAAGAGGCCGAAGAGGTGCTGGCCCAGAAGCTGATCCAGTTCTCCGACGCGGTCAACGGCGTGGCAGACAAAGGCATGCCGCACCTGCTCTGTACCTACCTGTACGAGTTGTCCGGCAACTTCATGACCTTCTATGAAGCCTGCCCGATCAACAAGGATGGCGTGGACGAAGCAACCCGTCAGAGCCGTCTGCTGCTGTGCGCCGCCACCGCCAAGGTACTGAAACTGGGCCTCGGCGTACTGGGCATCCATACCCTGGAGCGCATGTAA
- a CDS encoding SPOR domain-containing protein: protein MATRDYVGSRPRRRAGGRNTKKAAPRRFPVIPVLLVVALLAGFGGFLYMINGKGSDAPTIEEQVKANKPKPQNNGLPQEKWSYIERLENKQVDVIEPPPQPGVLPPPPADTLTLQPEKLPQPVPTDIPQPGTPIGQSKPYQTNPATTPDNGAPVASAREQVIDRQAERERMEREIRAELERERAEAAKAKAATPPAQTAAADSSRYMMQCAALRSQDSAESLKARIAFTAGLSSSLQVVNTANGTVYKVMVGPFNGKAAADAANGKLQSSGISGCIPKKG from the coding sequence ATGGCAACCCGGGATTATGTCGGCAGCCGCCCGCGACGTCGGGCGGGTGGCCGCAATACCAAGAAAGCGGCCCCTCGCCGCTTTCCTGTTATTCCAGTGCTGCTGGTCGTGGCACTGCTGGCAGGCTTTGGTGGCTTCCTTTACATGATCAATGGCAAGGGCAGCGACGCCCCCACCATCGAAGAGCAGGTAAAGGCCAACAAGCCAAAACCACAGAACAACGGGTTGCCACAGGAGAAGTGGAGCTACATCGAACGGCTTGAGAACAAGCAGGTTGATGTTATCGAGCCACCGCCCCAGCCGGGCGTACTGCCACCGCCCCCCGCCGATACTCTGACCCTGCAGCCGGAAAAGCTGCCGCAACCGGTACCGACCGACATTCCCCAACCGGGGACGCCCATCGGCCAGTCCAAACCCTATCAGACCAATCCGGCGACAACGCCTGACAACGGTGCGCCCGTTGCCAGCGCTCGGGAACAGGTGATCGATCGCCAGGCCGAACGGGAACGGATGGAGCGGGAGATCCGTGCCGAGCTGGAGCGGGAGCGGGCCGAAGCAGCCAAGGCCAAAGCGGCTACCCCACCAGCCCAGACCGCAGCCGCCGACAGCAGTCGCTATATGATGCAGTGCGCGGCTCTGCGCTCGCAGGATTCCGCAGAGTCGCTCAAGGCACGTATCGCCTTCACCGCCGGTCTCTCTTCCAGCCTGCAGGTGGTCAACACGGCCAACGGCACCGTCTACAAGGTGATGGTGGGCCCCTTCAACGGCAAGGCGGCCGCCGACGCGGCCAACGGCAAGCTGCAGAGCTCCGGCATCAGCGGCTGCATTCCCAAGAAAGGGTAA
- the hslV gene encoding ATP-dependent protease subunit HslV, with amino-acid sequence MTTIVSVRRNGQVVIGGDGQVSLGNTVMKGNARKVHRLYNGKVLAGFAGGTADAFTLLERFEAKLQAHQGNLERAAVALAKDWRTDRALRRLEALLAVADEHKSFIITGNGDVVQPEHDLIAIGSGGNFAQSAAIALLENTELDARTIVEKSLKIAGDICVFTNGNHTIEVLDYAAK; translated from the coding sequence GTGACTACCATAGTTTCAGTTCGCCGCAACGGTCAGGTCGTCATCGGTGGCGATGGCCAGGTCTCTCTTGGCAACACCGTCATGAAGGGCAACGCCCGCAAGGTTCATCGTCTCTATAACGGCAAGGTGCTGGCCGGTTTCGCTGGCGGTACCGCCGACGCCTTCACCCTGCTCGAGCGTTTCGAAGCAAAACTGCAGGCCCATCAGGGTAATCTGGAGCGCGCCGCCGTGGCGCTGGCCAAAGATTGGCGCACCGATCGCGCTCTGCGCCGCCTCGAAGCACTGCTGGCCGTGGCCGACGAACACAAATCCTTCATCATCACCGGCAACGGTGACGTGGTGCAGCCGGAGCACGATCTCATCGCCATCGGCAGCGGCGGCAACTTTGCCCAGTCCGCCGCCATCGCCCTGCTGGAAAACACCGAGCTGGATGCCAGGACCATTGTCGAGAAGTCCCTCAAGATTGCGGGCGACATCTGCGTCTTCACCAACGGCAACCACACCATCGAAGTGCTGGACTACGCCGCCAAATAA
- the hslU gene encoding HslU--HslV peptidase ATPase subunit: MSEMTPREIVHELDRHIIGQADAKRAVAVALRNRWRRMQLNEEMRHEVTPKNILMIGPTGVGKTEIARRLAKLANAPFIKVEATKFTEVGYVGKEVDSIIRDLTDAAIKLVRETEMEKMKYRAEEAAEERILDALLPNPRNTWGEEEKADNSNTRQIFRKKLREGQLDDKEIELELSASPMGVEIMTPPGMEEMANQLQGLFQNLGQNQKKKRKIKVKEAMKALIEEEAARLVNPEELKQKAIAAVENNGIVFLDEIDKICKRGESSGPDVSREGVQRDLLPLVEGCTVNTKHGMVKTDHILFVASGAFQIAKPSDLIPELQGRLPIRVELTALTTDDFERILTEPNASLTDQYKALMATEGVNIEFTKDGIRRLAEAAWQVNERTENIGARRLHTVMERLMEDISYDASEKSGETFVIDTDYVNAHLGKLIEDEDLSRFIL; the protein is encoded by the coding sequence ATGTCCGAGATGACCCCGAGAGAAATCGTCCACGAGCTGGATCGTCACATCATTGGTCAGGCCGATGCCAAGCGCGCCGTTGCCGTTGCCCTGCGCAACCGCTGGCGCCGGATGCAGCTCAACGAAGAGATGCGCCATGAAGTGACCCCGAAAAACATCCTGATGATCGGCCCGACCGGTGTCGGCAAGACCGAGATCGCCCGTCGTCTGGCCAAGCTGGCCAACGCCCCCTTCATCAAGGTGGAAGCGACCAAGTTCACCGAAGTGGGCTATGTCGGCAAGGAAGTGGACAGCATCATCCGCGATCTGACCGATGCCGCCATCAAGCTGGTGCGCGAAACCGAGATGGAGAAGATGAAATACCGCGCCGAAGAAGCCGCCGAAGAGCGCATCCTCGACGCCCTGCTGCCCAACCCGCGCAACACTTGGGGTGAGGAAGAGAAAGCCGACAACTCCAACACCCGCCAGATCTTCCGCAAGAAACTGCGGGAAGGTCAGCTGGATGACAAGGAGATCGAGCTGGAGCTCTCCGCCTCCCCGATGGGCGTCGAAATCATGACCCCGCCGGGCATGGAAGAGATGGCCAACCAGCTGCAGGGGCTGTTCCAGAACCTGGGCCAGAACCAGAAGAAGAAGCGCAAGATCAAGGTCAAAGAGGCCATGAAGGCGCTGATCGAAGAGGAAGCGGCCCGTCTGGTCAATCCTGAAGAGCTGAAGCAGAAAGCCATCGCCGCTGTCGAGAACAACGGCATCGTCTTCCTCGACGAGATCGACAAGATCTGCAAGCGCGGCGAGAGCTCGGGCCCCGACGTCTCCCGTGAAGGGGTACAGCGCGACCTGCTGCCGCTGGTTGAAGGTTGCACCGTCAACACCAAGCACGGCATGGTCAAGACCGACCACATCCTGTTTGTCGCCTCCGGCGCCTTCCAGATCGCCAAGCCGTCCGACCTCATCCCCGAGCTGCAGGGCCGTCTGCCGATCCGGGTCGAGCTGACCGCTCTCACCACCGATGACTTCGAGCGCATCCTGACCGAACCGAACGCCTCCCTGACCGATCAGTACAAGGCGCTGATGGCCACCGAAGGGGTCAACATCGAGTTCACCAAGGATGGCATCCGCCGTCTGGCCGAAGCGGCCTGGCAGGTCAACGAGCGTACCGAAAACATAGGTGCCCGTCGTCTGCACACCGTGATGGAGCGCCTGATGGAAGATATCTCCTATGACGCCTCCGAGAAGTCCGGCGAGACCTTTGTCATCGACACCGACTACGTCAACGCCCATCTCGGCAAGCTGATTGAAGACGAGGATCTGAGCCGCTTTATTCTGTAA
- a CDS encoding TetR/AcrR family transcriptional regulator produces MNPTRQKLLDTGLAIATEKGLRGLTVRELAAAAEVNLGSFVYHFGNRDAFIDELVELWYAPLYDELKAVAAKGSYPSAIAMFEATMEALIGLVARQRGFINHLFGDALAGEGAAQRFLLSLPRRHPLLLIEQVRMAQAEGSLVAGHPLQLMIFIMGSVGLPLVIAGSGRQLGWLPEQAAPFLSQIDNPEAARQRLVWALRGLRPTDMKEGEAA; encoded by the coding sequence ATGAATCCAACCCGGCAGAAACTGCTCGATACCGGCCTCGCCATCGCCACCGAGAAGGGGCTGCGCGGCCTGACGGTGCGCGAGCTGGCGGCGGCGGCAGAGGTGAACCTCGGCTCCTTCGTCTACCACTTCGGCAACCGCGACGCCTTCATCGACGAGCTGGTCGAGCTCTGGTATGCCCCCCTCTATGACGAGCTCAAGGCAGTGGCAGCCAAAGGCTCCTACCCCTCTGCCATTGCCATGTTCGAGGCCACCATGGAGGCGCTGATCGGGCTGGTGGCGCGCCAGCGCGGCTTTATCAACCACCTGTTTGGCGATGCGCTGGCGGGTGAAGGGGCGGCCCAGCGCTTTCTGCTCAGCCTGCCGCGCCGCCACCCCCTGCTGCTGATCGAGCAGGTACGGATGGCACAGGCGGAAGGGTCACTGGTCGCCGGTCACCCGCTCCAGCTGATGATCTTCATCATGGGGTCGGTCGGCCTGCCGCTGGTGATCGCCGGCAGCGGTCGCCAACTCGGCTGGCTGCCCGAACAGGCAGCCCCTTTTCTCAGCCAGATAGACAACCCCGAGGCCGCCAGACAACGGCTGGTATGGGCACTGCGCGGCCTGCGCCCCACCGACATGAAAGAAGGAGAAGCGGCATGA
- the hlyD gene encoding secretion protein HlyD has protein sequence MKQRIVIAALLLTVIGGYLWWQGRPTDGSILYGNVDIRDVNLAFRVGGRVDQVLVDEGDRVKTGQLLARLDPAPLTHSRDSARANLAALTAANTLIHKGYRSEETDRARAALAAAEAAALEADQQWRRQSALAATGAISRGQLDTARSQRDQTQAQVRSAREQLAQLETGYRPEEIAQSDAQLEGAKAALASAELALADASLTAPSDGIIISRAVENGSMVQSGATAFNLSLTAPVWVRAYVEEPWLGHFPSGAKVTLTTDSRPDQPYHGVVGFVSPTAEFTPKSVETPDLRTHLVYRLRIVVQDPDPALRQGMPVTVRLAP, from the coding sequence ATGAAACAACGCATTGTAATCGCAGCCCTGCTGCTAACCGTTATCGGTGGCTACCTCTGGTGGCAGGGGCGCCCCACCGACGGCTCCATCCTCTACGGCAATGTCGATATTCGCGACGTCAATCTGGCCTTTCGGGTCGGCGGTCGCGTCGATCAGGTACTGGTCGATGAGGGGGATAGGGTAAAAACCGGCCAACTGCTGGCCCGCCTCGATCCGGCGCCCCTCACCCACAGCCGCGACAGTGCCCGCGCCAATCTGGCTGCGCTCACTGCCGCCAACACCTTGATCCACAAAGGCTATCGCAGCGAAGAGACCGACCGTGCCCGAGCCGCACTGGCCGCCGCCGAAGCCGCTGCGCTGGAGGCCGACCAGCAGTGGCGCCGCCAGAGCGCACTGGCCGCCACCGGTGCCATCTCCCGCGGTCAGCTCGATACCGCCCGCTCCCAGCGGGATCAGACCCAGGCGCAGGTGCGCTCCGCACGCGAACAGCTCGCCCAGCTCGAAACCGGCTACCGCCCGGAGGAAATTGCCCAGTCCGATGCCCAGCTGGAAGGGGCCAAAGCGGCGCTCGCCAGTGCCGAACTGGCGCTGGCAGATGCCAGCCTGACCGCCCCCAGCGACGGCATCATCATCAGCCGCGCCGTCGAGAACGGCAGCATGGTGCAGAGCGGAGCGACCGCCTTCAACCTCTCCCTGACCGCGCCAGTCTGGGTGCGCGCCTATGTGGAGGAGCCCTGGCTCGGCCACTTCCCGAGCGGCGCCAAGGTAACCCTCACCACCGACTCGCGGCCGGATCAGCCCTATCACGGGGTGGTGGGCTTTGTCTCGCCGACCGCCGAGTTCACCCCGAAATCGGTGGAGACGCCGGACCTGCGCACTCACCTCGTCTACCGGCTGCGCATCGTGGTGCAGGATCCCGACCCGGCCCTGCGCCAAGGAATGCCGGTCACCGTCAGGCTGGCGCCATGA
- a CDS encoding ATP-binding cassette domain-containing protein: protein MSCAISLEGLTKRFGERVALNAISATIPAGGITGLVGPDGAGKSTLLRLLAGLLIPEAGTIRVLGLDPVSEGDLLRQRLGYMPQQFGLYEDLSVLENLTLYADLRGVLEPERTPTFARLLAFTDLARFTARPAGKLSGGMKQKLGLACALLGTPDMLLLDEPGVGVDPISRRALWQMVRELAKGGMTVLWSTAYLDEAELCDHVLLMADGEVRTSGTPANLMGAMASRCWLLEAGQLDGRERRALLRRALAHPAVMDGAVAGERVRLLLHPGMTPPPLPELQLANGAFQPAQPRLEDAFIDLLGGGPGGESSLAAGMREAELPQGVSPEAVIEARHLTKRFGDFAATDDVSFAVRRGEIFGLLGPNGAGKSTTFKMECGLLRPSEGQALVTGIDLAHSPSAARQRLGYMAQKFSLYKQLTVAQNLSFFAGIYGLFGRHQQTRIDAMVTAFALTPWLDQKAESLPLGLRQRLSLACALLHEPPLLFLDEPTSGVDPVTRREFWSHINALADHGVTVLVTTHFMDEAEYCDRIALIYRGKLLALGTPDDLKELAAKEAATSLPTGSLPTCSLPTMEEAYITLVERASEEDA, encoded by the coding sequence ATGAGCTGCGCCATCTCCCTTGAGGGGCTCACCAAACGCTTTGGTGAGCGGGTCGCCCTCAACGCCATCTCGGCCACTATTCCGGCTGGCGGCATCACCGGGCTGGTCGGCCCCGACGGCGCGGGCAAGAGCACTTTGCTGCGCCTGCTGGCCGGTTTGCTGATCCCCGAAGCGGGCACCATCCGGGTGCTGGGGCTGGATCCGGTGAGCGAGGGGGATCTGCTGCGCCAGCGCCTCGGCTACATGCCCCAGCAGTTCGGCCTCTACGAGGATCTCAGCGTGCTGGAGAACCTCACCCTCTACGCTGACTTGCGCGGCGTACTGGAGCCCGAACGCACGCCCACCTTCGCGCGGCTGCTCGCCTTCACCGATCTCGCTCGCTTCACCGCACGACCGGCGGGCAAGCTCTCTGGCGGGATGAAGCAGAAACTCGGGCTGGCCTGCGCCCTGCTCGGCACCCCGGATATGCTGCTGCTGGACGAACCGGGGGTCGGGGTCGATCCCATCTCCCGCCGCGCCCTCTGGCAGATGGTGCGCGAGCTGGCCAAGGGGGGGATGACGGTGCTCTGGAGTACCGCCTATCTCGATGAGGCGGAGCTGTGCGACCACGTGCTGCTGATGGCGGATGGCGAGGTGCGCACCAGCGGCACACCGGCCAATCTGATGGGGGCCATGGCCAGCCGCTGCTGGCTGCTGGAGGCGGGGCAGCTGGATGGCCGCGAGCGGCGCGCCCTGCTGCGCCGGGCACTGGCTCACCCGGCGGTGATGGATGGCGCGGTGGCGGGGGAGCGGGTTCGCCTGCTGCTGCACCCGGGCATGACGCCCCCACCGCTCCCGGAGCTGCAACTGGCCAACGGCGCCTTTCAACCGGCCCAGCCCCGGCTGGAAGATGCCTTTATCGACCTGCTCGGCGGCGGCCCCGGCGGGGAGTCGAGTCTGGCAGCCGGGATGCGCGAAGCGGAACTGCCGCAGGGGGTCTCCCCCGAGGCGGTGATCGAGGCGCGCCACCTCACCAAACGCTTCGGCGATTTTGCCGCCACCGATGATGTCAGCTTTGCGGTGCGCCGCGGCGAGATCTTCGGCCTGCTCGGCCCCAACGGGGCGGGCAAGTCCACCACCTTCAAGATGGAGTGCGGCCTGCTGCGCCCGAGCGAGGGGCAGGCCCTGGTGACCGGCATCGATCTGGCCCACAGCCCCTCGGCGGCGCGCCAGCGCCTCGGCTACATGGCGCAGAAGTTCTCCCTCTACAAGCAGCTCACCGTGGCGCAGAACCTCTCCTTCTTCGCCGGTATCTACGGCCTGTTCGGCCGCCACCAGCAGACGCGGATCGACGCCATGGTGACTGCCTTTGCCCTCACCCCCTGGCTCGATCAGAAAGCGGAATCCCTACCGCTCGGCCTGCGCCAGCGTCTTTCACTCGCCTGCGCCCTGCTGCACGAACCGCCGCTGCTGTTTCTCGACGAGCCCACCTCCGGGGTCGATCCGGTGACCCGGCGCGAGTTCTGGTCGCACATCAACGCGCTGGCCGACCACGGCGTCACCGTGTTGGTCACCACCCACTTTATGGATGAGGCGGAGTATTGCGACCGCATTGCTCTCATCTATCGCGGCAAGCTGCTGGCCCTCGGCACCCCGGACGATCTCAAGGAGCTGGCCGCCAAAGAGGCGGCGACCTCTTTGCCAACCGGCTCCTTGCCGACCTGTTCTTTGCCAACAATGGAAGAGGCCTATATCACCCTGGTCGAGCGGGCCAGCGAGGAGGACGCATGA